The sequence TACCACTTCCTCGGCGACGCGGTGGCCCCGCTGAACCTGAAGACGGTCTCCTCGAACGTCTTCACCGACCCCGAGATCGCCACCGTCGGCTACAGCCAGGCCGACGTCGACGCGGGCAAGATCGACGCCCGTGTGGTGAAGCTGCCGCTGCTGCGCAATCCGCGCGCCAAGATGCAGGGCATCCGGGACGGCTTCGTCAAGATCTTCTGCCGCCCCGGCACCGGCATCGTGGTCGGCGGCTGCGTCGTCGCGCCGCGCGCCAGCGAGCTGATCCATCCGATCTCGCTCGCGGTCGACAACAACTTGACGGTGGAACAGATCGCAAACGCCTTCACCGTGTACCCGTCCCTGTCCGGATCGATCGCGGAAGTGGCCCGGCAGTTGCACACCCGTAAGCTCACGGGCGAGGCGTAGAACCCGGCGATCCCCGGCATCCCCTGTCAACTCAGGCATACCGGGGGTACCCCGCGATCACTTCGCGACAACAACGAGGCCGCCTATATCACTTGGCGGCCTCGTCTGTGTACAACTTCTGCTATTCGGCGCAAACTGCTGAAAACTCACGGGCAGCCACGTTACTGTCAGTTTCGTGTTCGCTGCAGAACGTCGTCAGTTGATCCTCGAAATGGTGCGCGCCAACGGGGCGGTATCGCTCCGTGAGCTCGCCCGCGTCGTCCAGACCTCCGAAGTGACCGTACGGCGGGACGTGCGGGCGCTGGAGGCAGAAGGACTCCTCGACCGCCGGCACGGCGGTGCGGTCTTGCCGGGCGGTTTCACGCGCGAGTCCGGCTTCCCGCAGAAATCCCATCTCTCCACCGCGGAGAAGACGGCCATCGCCGATGTGGCGGCCGGTCTTGTCGGCGAGGGCGAGGCCATCGTGGTCGGCGCCGGTACGACCACGCAGGAGCTGGCCCGCCGGCTCGCGCGGGTTCCCGGTCTGACCGTGGTCACCAACTCGCTGCTGGTCGCCCAGGCGTTGGCCCATGCCAACCGGGTGGAAGTCGTGATGACCGGAGGCACCCTGCGCGGGAGCAACTACGCCCTCGTGGGCAGTGGGGCCGAGCAGTCCCTCCAGGGGCTGCGGGTCTCCCGGGCGTTCCTGTCCGGGAGCGGACTCACGGCCGAACGGGGCCTGTCCACCTCCAACATGCTCTCGGCCAGCGTCGACCGCGCACTGGTGCAGGCCGCCGCGGAGGTGGTCGTCCTGGCGGACCACACCAAGCTGGGCTCGGACACCATGTTCCAGACGGTGCCGACGGACCTCATCACCCGGCTGGTCACGGACGAACCACCGCTCCACGACGAGCGCGCCGCCACCGAACTGCAGGCCCTGGCGGATCAGGGCGTGGAGATCACGGTGGCGGGTCCGGAAGCGGGCACCCCCGGCGGCGACGGTGCGCCGTCGGGACGCCAGCCCCGGCGCGACATGCCGCTGCCGGGGCAACGCCGCACACAGAACGGCGGGATGGGCTCGCCCCTGCGCAGTGCGGCGGCCATGGCGGACCAGGGCGAACGGGCCCGGGTGGCGGACCTGCGCCGCCGCTGACTCCCCGCAACTCCGGCCGCTGTCCCGGGCCCTCGGGGTGGCAGCCCCGGTCCCGCTGATTCCCTCCGGCCCCGTCCTCCTCAGCCGCCCGAGGGGTCGGCCCGGCCCTTCAGGCCCTGAAGCGTCAGGAGCAGCAGCCGGTCCGCCAGCGCCGGGTCGTCCGGCGTCTGCTCCGCCGCCAGCGCGATCGCGTTCGTCAGCTGCAACAGATCGTCGATCGAGACGTCCGCCCGCACCGCCCCGCTCTCCTGCGCCCGCGACAGCAGCCTGGCCCCCGCCTCCCGAAGCGGCGTATGGCACTGGGCCAGCGCCGAAGTCTCGTCCCGCGAGGCCGACATGAGGGCCTGGGCGAGCCCGCGGTACTCACCCGCATGAGTGACAATCGCGCCCAGCCACTCCACCAGCGCCCGGCACGGCTGCTCCGCCCCTGCCAGCTCCCGGGAGCGCTCCAGGAGCGCGCTCAGGGCCTCCTGGAACACCGCGTTCATCAGGGCGTGCCGGTTGGGGAAGTGCCGGTACAACGTGCCGATGCCCACTCCCGCCCGCCGCGCGATGTCCTCCAGCGAGGCATCGGTGCCGTGCTCCGCGAACGACGTACGGGCTTCGCCCACCAGCCGGTCATGGTTCCGCCGCGCGTCCGCGCGCATCGGCCGGTCCGGCACCCGCGCCGTGCTTATCGACATCGAGATCGCCCCTGCCATCACGCCGTCCTCCCGGAATCCCTGGGTCCAGGATGCCACCGCACGGCGAAGGGCCCGGTCCGAGTCGTTCGACCCGGACCGGACCCTCAGAAGAGCGGCGGTGCCGTCAGTCCTTGATCTCGCAGATCAGGGCGCCGGAGGAGACCGAGCCGCCGACCTCGGCGGTGAGGCCCTTGACGGTCCCGGAGCGGTGGGCGTTGAGAGGCTGCTCCATCTTCATGGCCTCCAGGACGACGACGAGGTCGCCCTCCTTGACCTCCTGGCCCTCCTCGACCGCGACCTTGACGATCGTGCCCTGCATCGGGGAGGCGAGGTTGTCGCCCGACGCCGCGGAACCGGCCTTCTTGGCCGCCCGGCGCTTCGGCTTCGCACCCGCGGCCAGCCCGGTCCGGGCCAGGCTCATGCCCAGCGACGACGGCAGCGAGACCTCCAGCCGCTTCCCGCCGACCTCGACGACGACCGTCTCACGGCCGGACTCGTCGTCCGCGTCCGCGTCCGCGGGAGCGGCGAACGGCTTGATCTCGTTGACGAACTCCGTCTCGATCCAGCGGGTGTGCACGCGGAACGGGTCCGCGGTGAACGCCGGATCGACCACGACCGCGCGGTGGAACGGGATCGCGGTCGCCATTCCCTCGATCGTGAACTCGCCCAGCGCGCGGGCGGCCCGCTGGAGCGCCTGCTCACGGGTCGCCCCGGTCACGATGAGCTTGGCCAGCAGCGAGTCCCACGCCGGTCCGATCACACTGCCCGACTCGACCCCGGCGTCCAGACGGACTCCCGGACCCGACGGGGGCGCGAAGGTGGTGACGGTTCCGGGGGCGGGGAGGAACCCGCGGCCCGGGTCCTCGCCATTGATCCGGAACTCGAAGGAGTGCCCGCGCACCGCGGGGTCCCCGTAGCCGAGCTCCTCGCCGTCGGCGATCCGGAACATCTCGCGGACCAGGTCGAGGCCCGTGACCTCCTCGGTCACCGGGTGCTCGACCTGAAGACGGGTGTTGACCTCCAGGAACGAGATCGTGCCGTCCAGCCCCACGAGGAACTCGACCGTTCCGGCACCGACGTAGCCGGCTTCCTTGAGGATCGCCTTCGACGCCGCGTACAGCTCGGCGTTCTGCGCGTCGGACAGGAACGGGGCCGGGGCCTCCTCGACCAGCTTCTGGTGCCGGCGCTGCAACGAGCAGTCACGCGTCGAGACGACCACGACATTGCCGTGGGTGTCGGCCAGGCACTGTGTCTCCACGTGCCGCGGCTTGTCGAGGTAGCGCTCGACGAAGCACTCGCCCCGGCCGAACGCGGCGACGGCCTCGCGGACGGCGGAGTCGTACAGCTCCGGGATCTCCTCCAGGGTGCGGGCCACCTTCAGCCCGCGGCCGCCGCCGCCGAACGCCGCCTTGATCGCGACCGGCAGCCCGTTCTCCCGGGCGAACTCCACGATCTCGTCCGACCCGGACACCGGGTCGGGGGTCCCCGCGACCAGCGGAGCACCCGCACGCTGCGCGATGTGCCGGGCCGCGACCTTGTCCCCCAGGTCGCGGATCGCCTGCGGCGGCGGACCGATCCAGGTCAGCCCCGCGTCCAGCACCGCCTGGGCGAACTCCGCGTTCTCCGACAGGAACCCGTACCCCGGATGAATCGCGTCCGCGCCCGAGTCCGCGGCAGCCCGGAGCACCTTGGCCACATCCAGATAGCTCGCACCCGGGGTGTCACCGCCCAGAGCGAACGCCTCATCGGCCGCCCGGACGTGCAAAGCATCCCGGTCCGGATCCGCGTAG is a genomic window of Streptomyces sp. NBC_01237 containing:
- a CDS encoding DeoR/GlpR family DNA-binding transcription regulator, yielding MFAAERRQLILEMVRANGAVSLRELARVVQTSEVTVRRDVRALEAEGLLDRRHGGAVLPGGFTRESGFPQKSHLSTAEKTAIADVAAGLVGEGEAIVVGAGTTTQELARRLARVPGLTVVTNSLLVAQALAHANRVEVVMTGGTLRGSNYALVGSGAEQSLQGLRVSRAFLSGSGLTAERGLSTSNMLSASVDRALVQAAAEVVVLADHTKLGSDTMFQTVPTDLITRLVTDEPPLHDERAATELQALADQGVEITVAGPEAGTPGGDGAPSGRQPRRDMPLPGQRRTQNGGMGSPLRSAAAMADQGERARVADLRRR
- a CDS encoding TetR/AcrR family transcriptional regulator, whose product is MSISTARVPDRPMRADARRNHDRLVGEARTSFAEHGTDASLEDIARRAGVGIGTLYRHFPNRHALMNAVFQEALSALLERSRELAGAEQPCRALVEWLGAIVTHAGEYRGLAQALMSASRDETSALAQCHTPLREAGARLLSRAQESGAVRADVSIDDLLQLTNAIALAAEQTPDDPALADRLLLLTLQGLKGRADPSGG
- a CDS encoding acetyl/propionyl/methylcrotonyl-CoA carboxylase subunit alpha: MRKVLIANRGEIAVRVARACRDAGIASVAVYADPDRDALHVRAADEAFALGGDTPGASYLDVAKVLRAAADSGADAIHPGYGFLSENAEFAQAVLDAGLTWIGPPPQAIRDLGDKVAARHIAQRAGAPLVAGTPDPVSGSDEIVEFARENGLPVAIKAAFGGGGRGLKVARTLEEIPELYDSAVREAVAAFGRGECFVERYLDKPRHVETQCLADTHGNVVVVSTRDCSLQRRHQKLVEEAPAPFLSDAQNAELYAASKAILKEAGYVGAGTVEFLVGLDGTISFLEVNTRLQVEHPVTEEVTGLDLVREMFRIADGEELGYGDPAVRGHSFEFRINGEDPGRGFLPAPGTVTTFAPPSGPGVRLDAGVESGSVIGPAWDSLLAKLIVTGATREQALQRAARALGEFTIEGMATAIPFHRAVVVDPAFTADPFRVHTRWIETEFVNEIKPFAAPADADADDESGRETVVVEVGGKRLEVSLPSSLGMSLARTGLAAGAKPKRRAAKKAGSAASGDNLASPMQGTIVKVAVEEGQEVKEGDLVVVLEAMKMEQPLNAHRSGTVKGLTAEVGGSVSSGALICEIKD